ACCATCTTCTGCCAGGAAGCCTGCACTTCAGGGGTAAATTCTTTGCCGAAATGGATTGCCAAAACAGTCACCAGCACATTTCCCAGGAGCTGTTGAGATGAAAGGAGACAACAAAAATGAACCCATAGTGAGCTGAGAGCTCCAGCCTGGCCTCCAGAAACTACACACCCAGCTTCCACCCAGAATCAAGCCTATGTTAACTTCCCTCAAAGCCTGACATTTTGCCTTCCATTAAATGCAGGTAGTTGTTCCCCTTGCAGCACCAGTCACtggccaaaatttaaaacttgctgTCTTCTTGCCACCACAAACCCCGTATGTTGTAGGCTGAAAACGTTCAAAGAAACACacgtgcgcacgcacacacatacacacacacacacacccctggctTTCAAAATCTACTTTAGCCCAAATGTTTCCATTGATCCTCACCCCTGGACACACTTTGCCCCCATCTGGAATTAGAGGATATAAGTTTGTAATGAAGTGATAGCGGCATTTTGTATGTGTCCAGCTGATATAGGAATAGCCTCAGACTCTGTTTGGTCACCAGAGTTCCCCACTTTGACTGGGCCAATATATGCCTTCTGCCTGCATCTTTTTAATGACCATACTTGTCCTGCCTCCAGAtagatgttttaaaacaaataacaaaaatgaggGAAAGATGAAAGTTCTTTCTACCGGAATCTaataaagaaaagtcattttcctcatttccacCTCTCTTTTGTCAAAGTCAAAATTGTCCGTCTAGATTTTTAGAGGCACTCCTTAGGCCCTAAAACATTACCACTGGGTCTCAGCCCAGTTAGTCCTCTGCAGTTTCTTCACTCCCAACCCCAGTATCTTCAAATAGCTCACACCCAGCAGGTAGATTCGGCTGTCCTCAGATCAATACTCAGTTGTCTAAGTTGCCTTGAGACTGAACTCTGAAACtgctgaaactcctggactcacccTGAAGTTCTCAGGATCCACATGCAGCTTGTCACAGTGCAGCTCACTCAGCTGGGCAAAGGTGCCCTTGAGATCATCCAGGTTCTTTACGGCATCTCCCAAGGAAGTCAGCACCTTCTTGCCGTGTGCCTTGACCTTGGGGTTGCCCAtgatggcagaggcagaggaCAGGTTGCCAAAACTGTCAAAAAACCTCTGGGTCCATGGGTAGACAACCAGGAGCCTGTGAGATTGAACAAGAGCAGTTTGACAGTCAGAAAGTGCCACAAATCCTGAGAAGCGGCCTGGACTTTTGCCAGGCACAggatccttccttcccttccttgtcCTGGTCACCAGAGCCTACCTTCCCAGAGTTTCTCCTCCAGCATCTTCCACATTCACCTTGCCCCACAGGCTTGTGATAGTAGCCTtgtcctcctctgtgaaatgacCCATGGCGTCTGGACTAGGAGCTTATTGATAATCTCAGCTGTTCCAGAAGCGAGTGTGTGGAACTGCTGGAGGGTGCTTCCTTTTATTCTTCATCCCTAACCAGCTGCCGGCCCCTGGCCTCACCTGATACTCTAAGATTATTGGTCAAGGTTGCCTTGTCAAGGCTATTGGTCAAGGCAAGACTGGCCAACCCATGGGTGGAGTTTAGCCAGGGACCGTTTCAGACAGATATTTGCATTGAGATAGTGTGGGGAAGGGGCCCCCAAGAGGATACTgctgcttaatttttttatagcCTTTGCCTTGTTCCGATTCAATCATTCcaatttttctctaatttattcTTCCCTTTAGCTAGTTTCCTTCTCCCACCATAGAAGATACCAGGACTTCTTTTGTCAGCCTTTTTTACCTTCTTGTCTCTAGCTCCAGTGAGGCCTGGAGATTAAAGTTAAAGCATGTACCAATTTTTGAAAAGTTCGGGGATTGTGACATGTGTTTTAGGCATAGGTCCAGGATTTTTGATGGGACAAGTCTTAGTCTCATTTAGTAagcattggtttccaaagaagaAGTGCTATACTTATCTTTGAAAATACTCTCTGTGGTTTTAGGCCATTATCTCTTAAGTTCTCATTAgtgtagtgaaaaaaaaaatcatataaagcaACGGTTTCAGTGCAGGAATAGATTAAtgttatgtaatataatataatacttAATCCTTACTTCAGTATCTACTTCTCTGTACCTATTTGAAATAAATCATGTGTGTTTCATCTCagcaaaggtattttttttttcatattcaggTATGTATGTAGGCACCCGATGATGTGTATTTATCACTGGATAAGTGTGTGTGCTGGCTGATGACCCAGGTTTTTGGTGTAGCTCTTCTGTGTTCAGTAAAGATGATGGTAGAATGTTCTTTGGCAGGTACTATGGCTTAGAATTAATTATCTTGTATAAATGCTAGGTTCAGTTCTCAGGGAATCTTATTCTAAGACATAAGACATGTATTTGCATGGAAAACAACTCTAAAGAGGCAGGGACTGCTTTAATTGACTAATAGGCCACACACTGTGACAGTTGTGATGTCACTTTAGTTTAGACATCTTTATCTGTAACTCAGTGCTATTTCTGACATATTGGCCACTGAACATGGCAGGAAGTATTCATggtgttttttcctttattttttcttttggattttttttcttggtgggtttggttttgcttttgttttttctctgaaaGTGATCCATGACCTTGGTAGATTATGATGTCAGAAACTCTGGAAATCTGTTTTATTGGACGGGAGGTCTACCTCCCCTAACCTATCAGATTAAtactaattataataatattggTGGAATCCTTTCAGCCTTCATAATCTTGTGTAAAGCTTATATCTGCTCAAAGTGTGAGACGGCTAAAAGACCAGAAAGATACATGTTGACCCATGCAGCAAAGCTTTTTTCTttggaagttaaaataaaagttgaataaaaaaggaaagaaaaagatttgtcAACATATCAGTATCTTCCAGTTATTCACATAATAATAAGTGACTTCTCTCAATCTAAGGGTGGGTGAAAAAGATTTTTATAGGTGTGCAGGTACAGATTACAGAGACTGAGGTGAATCCAAATTAGGGTCTCTTTAAGACGGGATCTGTGAGATGGGTAGATGGGTGTGTATAGATCTTTGACCATATCTGGGAATCTGGTTGGGTTCCATTTGTAGAGCCTGACCTTGAAGAATGTCTCAGAGACTGGTGTCTAAGCCCACTAAGGCTTAAACAAGTGAATCTTTTgaatctgtttttgttgttgttgttgttgttttttgtttgtttgtttgtttgtttttgagatggagtcttgttctgtcatccaggctggagtgcagtggtgtgatcgcagctcactgcaactcccgccttccaggttcaagcatttctcctgcctcagcctcccgagtagctgggattacaggcacttaccctcatgcccggctaatttttgtgtttttgtagagatggggtttcaccatgttggccaggttggtcttgaactcttgacctcaggtgatctgcctgccttggcctcccaaagtggtgggattacaggcgtgagccaccgctcctagcCTCTAAACAAGTGACTCTTAATTGCTCCTCCTCAGACTAAGGAATATCTAGGATCCCTCCTGTTTTCAAACAACTTCCCCCTTTATCCAGAAACCAAGGCAGTGATCTAAAAGTCACATATAAACCCTTATTTCCTCTTATGCTTTTGAggcaatatcttttttttttttttttttttttttgagacggagtctcgctctgccgcccaagctggagtgcagtggccggatctcagctcactgcaagctccgcctcccgggttcacgccattctcctgcctcagcctccctagtagctaggactacaggcgcccgccatctcgcccggctacttttggCAATATCTTTTAAGAGTTTATTGATTTCTCCTTGTCCATAACTGTCTTATTCCTCAATTTTTCCTATATCATTGCTTCTGACATTGATTAAATCCTCACTGATAAAACTGTTTCTTTATACCAGCAATTTCAAGTGTTTTCAAGCATTCATTCCCatgtattttcaaacatttgttcaacaaatatctgtttaataaatgtcataatttttaaagtactggGCATTTAAGTTAAATAAGTCAGAGAATAAAGTTTTCCTCTGAAGATTATAATCTAGGTAgaacatacataaaattaataagttaaacagcaaaataatttcagatattatctactaagaagaaaattaaggagAAAGTATTCCAACAGAGGCAAAATGACAAGAAGGAATCTGCCATGGGAAGGCATCGCCAAATAAAGTTTAGAAGCTGAAATAGTAAATTTAAAGCtctgaagcagaagaaaacaaactcCTGCTGTGCCAGAGAGATAGATAAAGAACCAGTGCCGTTGGTATGTAAATAGTAAAGTGGAGAATAGCAGGTGGTATTTTTTCAGGGAAGCATAAACCTAATGACAAAAACTTGTCTTCAGTGGTAGGGAGTGAGAAGGCATTATAGAATTTTAACTCTGGTAATGACATAGTCTCTAAGCAATCTGTACAATTGGCTGGATTACTATTCTAAGCATGACCTGTTTATCACAACTGTTTTGCTTAAAAAGCCCTTATTGCCTGCGGACAACAATTAGTTATTCTTACAACTGTTAAAAATCTTGTCatgcagatgtgtgtgtgtgtgtattcattatAAATTTGCTTTCAATTAATTTATATTGAATTGGCAATATTTAAATCTAGATATAGCTCCCTAAGGGGTAAAGAGTGTATCCACTGCCCACCCCCCAACATCACCATCCTTGACTCCTTGATATCAAAGGGCAGTATAGTTTTGGGggacaagaaagagagaaaaaagagagattgattaaaaatgtgtattactGACAAATTAGAGGATAATGACAGAT
The genomic region above belongs to Papio anubis isolate 15944 chromosome 12, Panubis1.0, whole genome shotgun sequence and contains:
- the HBG2 gene encoding hemoglobin subunit gamma-2 translates to MGHFTEEDKATITSLWGKVNVEDAGGETLGRLLVVYPWTQRFFDSFGNLSSASAIMGNPKVKAHGKKVLTSLGDAVKNLDDLKGTFAQLSELHCDKLHVDPENFRLLGNVLVTVLAIHFGKEFTPEVQASWQKMVAGVASALSSRYH